A region of the Mytilus edulis chromosome 11, xbMytEdul2.2, whole genome shotgun sequence genome:
AAAATCAGTCTGAATCGGTCGATGACTACATCAATAGAATTCTGGCACAAACTTCCGACAGCAACGTTCCAGAAGCCATCCTGGTGAGCATGCTAGTTTGAGGACTGAGGCCAGATCTCGCAGCAATAGTAATGCCTCAAGTACCAAAGACACATCAACAGTTTTTGGATGCAGCCTCGATTGCGGAGAAAACGGTCCAGATGACGACggcaaagcctattgaaaatctGACTTTGCAGGTAGCCAACATAGCCAGTATGGAGGACAGATTGTCGGCCATGTTAACGGACAAACTTAGCAGTAGCGTCGCCGAGAAGTCAGCCATACAGGCCCACAACAATAACCAGTCAAATGGACCGTACCAAAGGCAAAACTACCAACAACGACCGAAAACCATTTTCCAGCAACGAAAGTACCATAGTCCACAGAGTTCATCTTGTCAAGGATGTGGTAGGTACTGTCTAAATAGACAACCATTCCCTGCACAAAATTCAATGTGTCGGTTTTGTAAAGTTAAGGGTCATGATGTGCGTATAGTAGTATTATGACACATTATACTAAATCAACATTCattctctctctctatatatatatgtgttgtttgtggtgtatttagacccctctaccaagaaatttgttttgcatgcacacgtataaaaattgcagtttttatccaatgcaattacaggtttgaacgttgttttcaatttagacttgtatatatatatatatatatatatatatatatatataatatatgacagTATTTATAAAACCATTTCTGTAATCAGTAACTGGTTCCATCTGAAGTTTCCCTCGGGATAGCTTGTGCATATATCATACACAGTTTTATCTGATACATTATATTATTATCCTATTAATTCAAATTAATGAAAGATTCTTAtcatgaaatgaaaaaataatgattCGTAGCCCCCTAGGCTCTAAGGAACTCTGAGGTAGCCACTTGTCTATTTCCACTGAAATTTAGTATAATTTAATACGAATTTATGAAAATAGTAATTGATAAAAAGGGATGTTATAAAATGGTTTGTGTTGACATAACATCTAGAATTAAGTTCGACCATTGTTGTAGATCCCCGAGAATTGCCATCATCATGAactaatttattaaaataatgatgaacAAATAAGAAATCTTTTTATAGGGTGGTTCATATTTACGATCATAACatcacaaattatttttaatcGGACACTGTTGATGTATACATATAATCCTCGAGAAGTTCATGTATGAGGCAAAATATTTAGACTTAACTTTAATGGACACCGTAgtcatctaaaaaaaattaatgtatccTACATAactaatttatttaataatgatgataaaacaaataaaaacggAATGATAGAGTTAGATGTTCAATAGAAACACGAGAAAACACCATTTAGTGGAATATATTATTTACATAACCCAgacaaataaagatattattaatttgatactacaccgcaattatataaatatgtaagGAAAAAATAAGTATGCATTGTTCGCAACCTATAATCAACAGCATTCGTAAAAGATATTTActacaatttaattattttaactaTGATAACAGTGTAATATGTTATTTAACagaaacatacaattttttattcgtttacaagtaataaaatcatatttgaaaatcGAAAGCTCGGAACCTTTCATTCTTTTAGCAAAACTTGAGTATTACGTCACAGAAACATGCATTTGTAAAAATGTTCGCACTTTCAGCAATTGTCTTTTTGAgttctgttttttttatcaacatctATTATCTTTGACAAACACAAAGAATGTCAGCCTATTCCAAGAAGTTCAATATTCAGATGTGGTGTTTTGAGACAAGGGAGCTACGTAatccacagctcaaaagttatATAAATTGTATTAATAAATTCTGAATTCAGTTTTAAGCTTTTACGGTCATGCatatactttttaaattttatattcattgaGCTAAATTCGCACATGTACATGATTCTATAAAttaacttttttataattttttttcattttcagataGATTTTCTCATGTCAACGACAAAAACTAGCAGAAATGGGGATAGCACTCTCCAAGCAGAAAGAAAAACAACTGAAACTCAGCTATTAACTACAAACACCATTACTGACACTCCCCAAACACAAAGAACTGAAAAACAGGCGTCAACTACACATATCATTACTGACACCAACACCATTACTGACACCGACAGAAATGAGGATATCACCACAACTGAAACGTTAACTAAGCCACCAACAACAGATACAATCACTACTCAAGCCCAAGATTAAAAATCAGAGCAAGATGATTTAAACCACCTTAAAACTTATTTCTTATGGACACTTTTGATTGTAATATGTAAGTATACAATTATTTACAACTTGTTCTACAACGGCCTGGGCAGGCTAAATTATTTTAACTGGAACATCATTTACATCCATTTGCGATGATTCATTCTTCTTCTTATTTTCTATTGGGGTGATGATTGTCTTTGCCCCACTGACTAAAGATCCTCCTCTCTGGTTACGTTTTTTCccattaaatgtatgtttatttatGCTGTCGTGATAATACTTAATCCATGTTGTTACATTTGGGATATACAAGTTAGAGATATCCATGTCATAAATATTCTGTCTAATGAAAAAATGGATACTGTCGAAAATGTAGTGTTAGTGACACCGTCTTCTTCAAAAATGATGGAGTTTTCAATTCGTCGTCCAATATAAAGAATTCAATGTCAAATATTTGCGTTTTATGTATCGATAGATAATGTGGTGATTCATATTTGTGGGTCCAGTTTCCTTTTTTATTACATTGCAATCTACGAAGTATAAGTTGTTTTTGTCCCCCATTAACAATGGAATAATCTACCAGATTGCACAAAACATACAAACTACCCATAAACGTAGTTCTATTATCCTCCTTGATGCGTATCTCAGTCAATGCCACTTTCCAAATATTGTCGAGTTGCAAAGGTTCAGACAGATGAATTTTGAAATTCGTTGAAGTATTGTCTGGGAAATAAGTTTTATTTTGCTCCGAGTCACTGTCTATGAATAAGAAGAAACTGTTGGTGGATGACATAGTTTTACTGATTTTTAACATCTGATTCAGCAACCCAAGAATTGAATCGTTCCGAATATCCCAACCActtcacaaaatactgaacttgtTTGTTCCTCTTCCTTTTCtttatgattttttcaatttCCCACAATGCATCTTCTGATTTGTTTACAGGTTGCACTTTCGAAAAATAAAAATTCCCCAGAATCCGTTGTTCCAGTAGGTCGGCCAGCTTATACATTTGAAGCCCCTGCATTTGAAAGCGTGCGTATATCTTGAATACCTCATACGACCATTGTTCATTATAGACACGTTGAAAAGGTCTACGCTGATTCGAAATACGAACTAGTTGtccttttctatatttatatacaCTTTTTCTAAAGGCTTTCTTTCCTTTCTTGATAACATTAGAAGTCTTTCCTTTACGTTTCTTTTTAGGTCTCAAGTACATGTAGGCCCAGAGGTTAGCTGCGTTATCTGCATTAACATCCTTTGGTGCTATGTTATCTAGTGACCTATGTGGAGTGGCATTATATGACTTCACTAAATCCTGTAACGAATCGATGTATCTGTTTGACTTGTGTTTTGCTAAATATCTATATATCatggtttttaaagttttattcaaTCTTTCCACATAGTTTGCTTTCACCTCATTTAATGTAAC
Encoded here:
- the LOC139494298 gene encoding uncharacterized protein, which produces MNQEENTLTNVYYDTSKPAAYQGAEKIQLVLKRGGNDKIGVHKIRKWLQNQDDYSLQKPVRRRFQRARVVVSGPKEQLDIDLADMQSLSTKNDGIRYLLVAVDVFTRFAWVMLLKDKTGKEVEKALSIILNEVSPKTIRSDAGTEFKNKWISKLLNDKNIYHHVTLNEVKANYVERLNKTLKTMIYRYLAKHKSNRYIDSLQDLVKSYNATPHRSLDNIAPKDVNADNAANLWAYMYLRPKKKRKGKTSNVIKKGKKAFRKSVYKYRKGQLVRISNQRRPFQRVYNEQWSYEVFKIYARFQMQGLQMYKLADLLEQRILGNFYFSKVQPVNKSEDALWEIEKIIKKRKRNKQVQYFVKWLGYSERFNSWVAESDVKNQ